Proteins encoded together in one Ferroglobus placidus DSM 10642 window:
- a CDS encoding cobalamin B12-binding domain-containing protein produces the protein MAEKKRRLRVLIAKTGLDGHDKAAKILALYLRNAGYEVLYTGLRRTIDEIVKTAIEEDVDVIGLSFYSGVHLPATQELMQKLKEANVEDIVVVVGGVIPKKDVKKLKEMGVAEVFPVGTRIDHVLDFFKKLEEEICHD, from the coding sequence ATGGCTGAGAAAAAGAGGAGACTGAGAGTCCTCATCGCAAAAACGGGATTAGACGGTCATGATAAAGCAGCGAAGATCCTCGCTTTGTATCTGAGAAATGCAGGTTACGAAGTCCTTTATACTGGATTAAGAAGAACGATAGATGAAATTGTTAAAACGGCTATAGAAGAAGATGTTGACGTTATCGGATTAAGCTTCTACTCCGGAGTCCACCTTCCAGCCACTCAGGAACTTATGCAGAAGCTGAAGGAGGCTAACGTCGAAGATATAGTCGTAGTTGTTGGGGGTGTGATTCCTAAAAAGGATGTAAAGAAGCTGAAGGAAATGGGGGTTGCGGAAGTTTTTCCGGTTGGAACGAGAATTGATCATGTTTTGGATTTCTTCAAAAAGCTTGAGGAGGAGATCTGCCATGACTAA
- a CDS encoding HVO_A0114 family putative DNA-binding protein, which translates to MVKLRIEIGRRDSREELLEVARRIDEGEDVEFERIVFESYEALRKILTPERLKILHVIKEKNPKSVYELAKLLGRNRRNVIKDLEILEMLGLVKFVEEKKGKRRRKVPVVPYDEIEVSIPVVG; encoded by the coding sequence ATGGTAAAGTTGAGGATTGAGATCGGGAGGAGAGATAGTAGGGAGGAACTTTTGGAGGTAGCGAGGAGAATCGATGAAGGAGAGGATGTGGAGTTCGAGAGAATCGTTTTCGAGAGTTACGAAGCGCTCAGAAAAATTCTGACTCCGGAAAGGTTGAAGATTCTGCACGTGATAAAAGAGAAGAATCCGAAAAGCGTTTACGAACTGGCTAAGTTGTTGGGGAGGAACAGGAGGAACGTGATCAAGGATCTGGAAATTCTCGAAATGCTCGGACTCGTCAAATTCGTGGAAGAGAAAAAAGGTAAGAGGAGAAGAAAGGTTCCTGTCGTTCCCTACGATGAGATCGAAGTGAGCATTCCCGTCGTTGGCTGA
- a CDS encoding DUF128 domain-containing protein: MISSERKIIEILKILSEQKEPVGAKFIADQLKKRGIYLTEPTVRYYLRILDERGLTKNYGLRGRVITEKGLKEIEKGDIADRIGYSISRVHECVFYSDFDVESGEGKVVANLAIFPREYLEEVLDMFYRCWKKGLTFSDKVIVDENIPFIEENEVGLYYISSFTLDAILYRNGIVSSPRFAGSIEISNFNFVRFTQVIGLEESSITALDLFIQRMYSDKDEESISNLLEKGEGEVYGMYREIPFVAREKTIEILEKLKEYGISPLYVIGELDKSVCGIPPKGVNKVGLVCVGPSTPVGILRALKVPIRVHISSEIIEFSKFKSLESYLEVKSYE, from the coding sequence ATGATAAGCAGCGAAAGGAAAATAATAGAAATTTTGAAAATTCTTTCAGAGCAAAAAGAGCCGGTAGGAGCCAAGTTTATAGCTGATCAGCTGAAAAAAAGAGGAATCTACCTGACAGAGCCTACCGTTCGCTACTACTTGAGAATTCTCGACGAAAGAGGCTTGACTAAAAACTACGGATTGCGGGGAAGAGTAATTACGGAAAAGGGTTTGAAAGAAATAGAGAAAGGGGATATAGCCGATAGAATAGGGTACAGCATAAGCAGAGTTCACGAATGCGTTTTTTACTCTGACTTCGATGTGGAAAGTGGAGAGGGTAAGGTAGTTGCAAACTTGGCAATCTTTCCGAGAGAGTACTTGGAAGAAGTTTTGGACATGTTTTACAGGTGCTGGAAAAAAGGTTTGACATTCAGCGATAAAGTAATAGTGGATGAGAACATTCCCTTTATCGAGGAAAACGAGGTGGGATTGTACTACATTTCAAGCTTTACACTCGATGCCATTCTTTACAGAAACGGAATAGTCTCTTCACCTAGGTTTGCGGGATCCATAGAGATCTCAAACTTCAACTTCGTGAGGTTTACACAGGTCATAGGACTCGAGGAATCATCAATCACCGCTTTAGACCTCTTCATTCAGAGGATGTACTCTGATAAGGACGAGGAGTCTATTTCCAACCTCCTTGAGAAAGGAGAAGGGGAAGTTTACGGAATGTACAGAGAAATACCGTTCGTGGCAAGAGAAAAAACGATAGAGATTCTTGAAAAATTAAAAGAGTACGGAATCTCTCCTCTTTACGTAATCGGCGAGCTGGACAAAAGCGTTTGTGGCATTCCGCCGAAGGGTGTGAACAAAGTTGGATTGGTTTGCGTGGGACCTTCAACACCCGTAGGAATCCTCAGGGCTTTGAAAGTTCCGATTAGAGTGCACATATCAAGCGAGATTATCGAGTTTTCCAAATTTAAGAGCCTTGAGAGTTATTTAGAGGTGAAGAGTTATGAGTAA
- a CDS encoding MoaD/ThiS family protein, producing the protein MIKLIVFVKYLGYFSQIIGKREEKVSLDKGATVEVLLQNLAKKYGRKFEEAVASRAFRSAVILVNGEQADMKRKLNHGDNVVISFPMGGGSLRVCPRN; encoded by the coding sequence ATGATCAAGTTGATCGTTTTTGTGAAATATCTCGGATATTTTTCCCAAATCATCGGAAAAAGGGAAGAAAAAGTTTCGTTAGATAAAGGGGCGACGGTAGAAGTTTTGCTCCAAAATCTCGCTAAAAAATACGGTAGGAAGTTTGAAGAAGCTGTAGCTTCAAGAGCGTTTAGAAGTGCGGTAATTCTCGTCAATGGAGAGCAAGCGGATATGAAGAGAAAGCTAAATCATGGGGATAATGTTGTCATTTCTTTTCCGATGGGTGGGGGATCGCTTAGGGTCTGCCCCCGAAATTAA
- a CDS encoding acyl-CoA mutase large subunit family protein yields the protein MTKKEITEKDLKKVVLESGIEVKPIYRPEDIKDIDYERDIGDPGEFPYTRGIHKFMYRYRPWTMRQYAGFGSPEDSNQRFKFLLAHGQDALNVAFDLPTQLGLDSDHPLAKWEVGRVGMAVDTLKDMEIAFDGIPLDKVSVSLTINATAPIILSMYFVVAEKQGVDLKKIRATPQNDILKEFISRGAWIFPVEPSVKLVCDIIEFCAKNAPKVYPVSVCGYHIRENGATPAQEVGYAFSIALTYIDKVLERGLKVDDFVPRFSFNFNVWGNMFEQIAKLRAARRLWAKIIRDRYGAKNPDSMKLKMIAGGGGSGLTYEQPLNNIVRAAYYALVAALSGTQTMALCTYDEAYTIPSAKASLIALRTMQILMEETGVCDTVDPLGGSYYIEWLTNEMEKKIVEAMEEVEKWGGMIRAIEKGYIQAKLAKQSYEYYRKIQTGEIVKVGVNKYRMEEEEEKVTEIYEFDENAYQRQVERLKEVKNSRNNLKVKESLEEIRKAIKRDENLMPYIMEAVRHYATVGEITQVLKDEYGVFKEPSIF from the coding sequence ATGACTAAAAAGGAAATAACTGAAAAAGATCTAAAAAAAGTTGTTTTGGAGTCAGGAATTGAGGTTAAGCCGATTTACCGTCCCGAGGATATAAAGGATATCGATTACGAGAGGGATATTGGTGATCCGGGAGAATTCCCTTATACGAGGGGGATTCACAAATTCATGTACCGCTACCGTCCTTGGACGATGAGGCAGTATGCAGGCTTTGGCTCTCCGGAAGACTCTAATCAGAGGTTCAAGTTCCTCCTTGCACACGGACAGGACGCTTTAAACGTGGCATTCGACTTACCAACCCAGCTTGGACTCGATTCGGATCACCCTCTGGCGAAATGGGAGGTTGGAAGAGTAGGGATGGCTGTAGATACTTTGAAAGACATGGAGATAGCTTTTGACGGGATACCATTAGATAAAGTTAGTGTTTCTCTAACAATAAACGCTACAGCTCCGATAATTCTCTCGATGTATTTCGTTGTGGCTGAAAAGCAGGGAGTTGATTTAAAGAAGATAAGAGCAACTCCTCAGAATGACATTTTAAAGGAGTTCATTTCAAGGGGAGCTTGGATATTCCCAGTGGAACCTTCGGTAAAGCTCGTTTGTGATATAATTGAATTCTGCGCAAAGAACGCTCCGAAAGTTTATCCTGTCAGCGTTTGCGGATACCACATAAGAGAAAACGGAGCAACTCCCGCCCAAGAAGTCGGTTATGCATTCAGCATAGCGTTAACGTACATAGACAAGGTTTTAGAGAGAGGATTGAAGGTCGATGACTTCGTTCCTCGTTTCTCTTTCAATTTTAATGTCTGGGGAAACATGTTTGAGCAAATAGCAAAACTCAGAGCAGCGAGGAGACTTTGGGCAAAGATAATTAGAGATAGGTACGGAGCCAAGAATCCCGATTCCATGAAGCTGAAAATGATCGCTGGTGGAGGGGGGAGCGGTCTTACTTATGAGCAGCCACTAAACAATATAGTTAGAGCTGCTTACTACGCTCTCGTGGCAGCTTTAAGTGGAACACAGACGATGGCTCTTTGCACATACGACGAAGCTTATACGATTCCTTCAGCTAAAGCCTCCCTCATAGCTTTGAGAACTATGCAAATTCTAATGGAGGAAACCGGAGTTTGCGATACCGTCGATCCTCTTGGGGGATCTTACTACATAGAGTGGCTGACGAACGAGATGGAAAAGAAGATAGTGGAAGCAATGGAGGAAGTTGAGAAGTGGGGTGGGATGATAAGAGCGATAGAAAAAGGATACATTCAAGCTAAATTGGCTAAACAGTCCTATGAATATTACAGAAAAATACAAACAGGGGAAATCGTGAAGGTTGGAGTAAATAAGTACAGAATGGAGGAAGAAGAAGAGAAGGTGACCGAAATCTACGAGTTTGATGAAAATGCTTACCAGAGACAAGTAGAGAGGTTAAAAGAAGTGAAAAACAGCAGAAACAATTTAAAGGTTAAGGAGAGCTTAGAAGAGATCAGAAAGGCTATAAAAAGGGACGAGAACCTCATGCCTTACATAATGGAAGCGGTAAGGCACTACGCAACTGTTGGAGAGATTACGCAGGTTTTGAAGGACGAGTACGGAGTGTTCAAAGAACCGTCAATTTTCTAA
- a CDS encoding type II toxin-antitoxin system RelE family toxin, with product MNEVLLHKRVVKFLDKLDKRRKESILKVLKSLENFPLIRADIKKIGNRTYRMRTGDLRIIFDYIKDEDKIFVKLVDFRGKVYKKM from the coding sequence GTGAATGAAGTCCTTCTTCATAAAAGAGTCGTCAAGTTTCTCGATAAACTCGACAAAAGAAGGAAGGAAAGCATTTTAAAAGTTTTGAAATCTCTTGAAAACTTCCCTTTAATTAGAGCTGATATAAAGAAGATCGGTAATAGAACATACAGGATGAGAACGGGAGACCTCAGAATAATTTTCGATTACATCAAAGATGAGGATAAGATCTTCGTCAAATTGGTTGATTTCAGAGGGAAAGTTTATAAGAAAATGTAA
- a CDS encoding acyl-CoA dehydrogenase family protein: protein MDFTFTEEQEIFRRTLQEFVEKKVKPKANEIERSGEFPKDLFKELADLGCFGLRYPEEYGGANADCVTFCIFCEEMAKGLLSLAASATIQAFQSTHFIAKFGSEELKEEYLVPAIKGEKIGAICMTEPNAGSDLGSITTTAVKDGDEYVINGVKTWVTNGSIADFYTVAARTSKGKGMEGIDFFLVPRKAEGVEVGREIDKMGLRGLKTSEVVFNDVRIPADHLLGEKEGMGHIYLREILAEIRVSTGALSLGAGSAVIKDAIEYAKERVQFGKPIGKFQAVRLMIAEAATELEAAKWLVYHAAWLIDKGRKPIKEASMAKLFASEAAVKAVDIASRVFASYGFSKDHAVERFYRDVRFLIIGGGTSEILKLIIASELGL, encoded by the coding sequence ATGGACTTCACTTTCACCGAAGAGCAGGAGATTTTTAGAAGAACTCTTCAGGAATTCGTTGAGAAGAAAGTTAAGCCAAAAGCAAACGAAATTGAAAGGAGTGGAGAATTCCCCAAGGATCTTTTCAAAGAACTTGCAGATCTGGGCTGCTTTGGTTTGAGGTATCCAGAAGAGTACGGTGGTGCCAACGCTGACTGCGTAACCTTCTGCATCTTCTGCGAGGAAATGGCTAAAGGTTTGCTGAGTTTGGCTGCGAGCGCTACGATTCAAGCTTTCCAGAGCACTCATTTCATAGCCAAATTTGGAAGTGAAGAGTTGAAAGAGGAATACCTCGTTCCAGCCATTAAGGGAGAGAAAATAGGAGCAATCTGCATGACGGAACCAAATGCCGGCTCGGATCTCGGTAGTATTACAACGACGGCTGTAAAAGACGGAGATGAGTACGTTATAAACGGAGTAAAAACTTGGGTGACAAACGGAAGCATAGCCGACTTTTACACTGTCGCCGCAAGAACGAGTAAAGGGAAAGGAATGGAGGGAATAGATTTCTTTTTGGTGCCAAGAAAAGCGGAAGGGGTTGAAGTGGGAAGAGAAATTGACAAAATGGGTTTGAGAGGTTTGAAGACTTCTGAAGTCGTCTTTAACGATGTAAGAATTCCGGCTGATCACCTCCTTGGCGAGAAGGAGGGGATGGGTCACATATATTTGAGGGAGATCTTAGCTGAGATAAGAGTATCCACCGGAGCTTTAAGCCTTGGAGCCGGTTCTGCTGTGATAAAGGATGCGATAGAATACGCAAAGGAGAGAGTTCAGTTTGGAAAGCCTATAGGAAAGTTTCAGGCTGTGAGGTTGATGATTGCAGAGGCTGCAACCGAGCTCGAAGCTGCAAAATGGCTCGTTTATCATGCGGCATGGCTTATAGATAAAGGAAGGAAGCCTATTAAAGAAGCAAGCATGGCGAAGCTGTTTGCGAGTGAGGCGGCGGTTAAAGCGGTTGACATAGCTTCAAGAGTGTTCGCAAGTTACGGTTTTTCAAAAGATCACGCTGTTGAAAGATTCTACAGAGATGTTCGCTTTCTTATCATCGGAGGTGGAACTTCTGAAATTTTGAAGCTGATTATTGCTTCCGAGCTGGGGTTGTGA
- the argJ gene encoding bifunctional ornithine acetyltransferase/N-acetylglutamate synthase has translation MLHMIDGVLCGGEKRGKIGVGIIVCEGKISAVYTKNKIKAAPIKFNLQNLSEDVRGIIVNSGNANAFTGEEGVRRAKIMAEFLASKLNCEVSKVAVASTGVIGKQLEIEEIIKIGENVFGKLGNDEKSSLSFAKAIMTTDRFPKMAYWEGEVKIAGVAKGAGMISPNMATMLAFIVSDADLQPRSSKRILRRVVDRTFNQAVVDGDTSTNDTVFLITTGERKISERSFEKGLESVCEELAKQIVKDGEGAKKLLLIKVTGARNNKEGFKAAKVVASSLLVKTAFFGEDPNFGRIVAALGYSGVDVDEKISITFRSKLGEVKVVESGEVVLDELLARKVLSAEEVEVLIDLHKGNGKGHAFGCDLGYEYVRINSEYTT, from the coding sequence ATGCTTCACATGATCGACGGAGTTCTCTGCGGAGGAGAGAAGAGGGGCAAAATAGGGGTGGGAATAATCGTTTGCGAGGGTAAGATATCTGCTGTCTACACGAAAAACAAGATAAAAGCTGCTCCGATCAAGTTTAACCTTCAGAATCTCTCCGAAGATGTTAGAGGAATAATCGTAAACAGCGGAAACGCTAATGCGTTTACCGGAGAGGAGGGAGTGAGAAGAGCTAAAATTATGGCTGAATTCCTCGCTTCAAAGCTGAACTGCGAAGTTAGTAAGGTTGCTGTTGCTTCAACTGGAGTCATTGGAAAACAGCTCGAAATAGAGGAAATTATAAAAATAGGAGAAAACGTTTTCGGAAAACTTGGAAACGACGAAAAATCTTCCCTTTCATTTGCAAAGGCAATAATGACTACCGACAGATTTCCCAAAATGGCTTACTGGGAGGGCGAAGTCAAAATTGCTGGAGTTGCGAAGGGGGCTGGAATGATCTCCCCAAACATGGCTACGATGCTTGCTTTCATAGTCTCCGATGCCGATCTTCAACCGAGATCTTCAAAGAGAATTTTGAGGAGAGTCGTGGATAGAACTTTCAACCAGGCTGTTGTTGATGGTGATACTTCAACCAACGACACCGTCTTTCTGATAACAACCGGAGAAAGGAAAATTTCAGAAAGGTCTTTTGAAAAAGGGCTAGAAAGTGTTTGCGAGGAACTTGCGAAGCAGATAGTTAAGGACGGTGAGGGGGCTAAAAAGCTCCTTTTGATTAAAGTAACTGGGGCGAGAAATAATAAGGAGGGTTTCAAAGCCGCAAAAGTTGTAGCCAGCTCTTTACTCGTTAAGACGGCATTTTTCGGAGAGGATCCGAATTTCGGAAGAATCGTTGCTGCTTTAGGCTATTCCGGAGTAGATGTGGACGAAAAAATCAGCATAACTTTCAGAAGCAAGCTCGGAGAGGTTAAAGTCGTGGAGAGTGGAGAAGTTGTATTGGATGAGCTTTTGGCAAGAAAAGTATTATCAGCAGAAGAAGTAGAAGTTCTGATAGATTTGCACAAAGGAAACGGGAAAGGACACGCTTTCGGTTGCGATCTCGGCTACGAGTACGTTAGAATAAATTCTGAATACACGACATGA
- a CDS encoding aldehyde ferredoxin oxidoreductase family protein, with translation MVGKLYAYAGKTLKVDLTREKVVEEPLNKELARKFLGGRGLNAKLLFDLVPPDVHPLSPKNVLLIATGPINGLLGVTTGRIDVTSLSPLTGIFGNSNAGTDFAAELKYAGYDNIIIFGRAKKPVYLLIEDGSVEIRDASDLKGAGVFETTHVLKERHGDVKVAAIGPAAENGVLYGSIIFDYWDAAGRSGMGTVMASKNLKAIAVRGSGSLEVADPERYYEVVREGWLALMNDPGFKTQEHSVLGTAVCVGWGNAQGWLPTRNFRESYFEEADKISGEVFRDKYSVKDSPIPAGRACMSCPNRCKRYGVIRSGKYAGTRGNIEFEAIAAFGSKCGVSDFDAVFHANMLANDYGMDAVSTGNMIATFMELREEGIIDEKFLDGLDLRFGNADAMIEAIHKIAKREGKIGELGALGSYLATKAIGDKAVYYTSNIKGMDSIACDPRAAKGFGFAFAVASRGSDHLRAHPVFEMLKFPPEVGKELFGSPEAVDLRKYGGKPEMVAWHEELAAITDSIGSCRFMHASYYIQYPVPELLHKYLKLGGKAYSLKYHEWISAATGWEISYEDLLRIGKRIITVERAFNTRRGIRRKDDTLPERFFKEKIPKGPAKGEVYSKEVFEKMLDRYYEIRGWDKETGLIKRETLESLELHDVLSVLEKEGLVV, from the coding sequence ATGGTTGGGAAACTGTATGCCTACGCTGGTAAGACGTTGAAAGTTGATCTGACGAGGGAGAAAGTCGTTGAAGAACCTTTGAATAAAGAGCTTGCGAGAAAATTCCTCGGAGGAAGGGGTTTGAACGCTAAGCTGCTTTTCGATCTTGTCCCTCCGGATGTCCATCCCCTAAGCCCTAAAAACGTTTTGCTTATAGCTACTGGACCAATAAACGGTCTTCTTGGGGTTACAACTGGAAGAATTGACGTCACATCCCTCTCACCGCTAACCGGAATATTTGGAAATTCCAACGCTGGAACGGATTTTGCTGCAGAACTGAAATACGCTGGTTACGATAACATAATAATCTTTGGAAGGGCAAAAAAGCCAGTTTACCTTCTTATAGAAGACGGCAGTGTGGAAATCAGAGATGCTTCAGATTTGAAAGGAGCTGGAGTATTCGAAACAACACATGTTCTTAAAGAAAGGCACGGGGACGTAAAGGTTGCTGCAATCGGACCAGCTGCAGAAAACGGAGTTCTTTACGGTTCAATCATCTTCGACTACTGGGATGCTGCCGGAAGGAGCGGTATGGGCACGGTAATGGCTTCGAAAAATTTGAAAGCTATAGCAGTAAGAGGTAGCGGATCCCTTGAAGTTGCGGACCCAGAAAGGTACTACGAAGTTGTAAGAGAAGGGTGGCTTGCACTTATGAACGATCCCGGATTTAAAACTCAAGAGCATTCGGTTCTTGGAACTGCAGTTTGCGTTGGTTGGGGTAACGCTCAAGGATGGCTTCCTACAAGGAACTTCAGAGAATCTTATTTCGAAGAGGCAGATAAGATAAGCGGAGAAGTTTTCAGAGACAAGTATTCGGTTAAGGATTCTCCCATCCCGGCTGGGAGAGCCTGCATGTCTTGTCCTAACAGATGCAAGCGTTATGGAGTGATAAGAAGCGGTAAGTATGCCGGAACGAGGGGGAACATTGAATTTGAAGCTATAGCTGCTTTTGGAAGTAAGTGCGGAGTGAGCGACTTCGATGCTGTTTTCCATGCGAACATGCTTGCTAACGATTACGGAATGGATGCGGTTTCTACAGGAAACATGATTGCCACATTCATGGAACTCAGAGAAGAGGGAATTATAGATGAGAAGTTTCTGGATGGACTTGACCTCAGGTTCGGGAATGCTGATGCTATGATCGAAGCCATACACAAAATTGCTAAGAGAGAAGGAAAAATTGGAGAGCTTGGTGCCCTCGGATCTTATTTGGCTACGAAAGCCATTGGAGACAAGGCGGTCTATTACACCTCCAACATCAAAGGAATGGATTCAATAGCATGCGATCCGAGAGCAGCTAAAGGCTTTGGTTTCGCTTTTGCTGTTGCAAGCAGAGGTTCGGATCATTTAAGAGCTCATCCGGTTTTTGAAATGCTGAAATTCCCGCCAGAAGTTGGGAAGGAGCTTTTTGGTAGTCCGGAAGCAGTTGATCTGAGAAAGTACGGAGGAAAACCGGAAATGGTTGCATGGCACGAGGAGTTGGCTGCTATAACAGACTCAATCGGCTCCTGCCGCTTCATGCACGCAAGCTACTACATTCAATATCCAGTTCCAGAACTTCTGCACAAGTACCTAAAGCTTGGAGGAAAAGCTTACTCTTTAAAGTACCACGAATGGATATCAGCCGCTACCGGTTGGGAGATTAGCTATGAGGACCTGCTGAGAATTGGAAAAAGGATCATTACCGTTGAGAGAGCGTTCAATACGAGGAGGGGCATAAGAAGAAAAGACGATACCTTGCCGGAAAGATTCTTCAAAGAGAAAATTCCAAAAGGTCCGGCTAAAGGAGAAGTTTACTCAAAAGAGGTTTTCGAAAAAATGCTCGATCGCTATTACGAGATCCGGGGATGGGATAAAGAGACCGGATTAATTAAAAGAGAGACTCTCGAATCCCTTGAGCTTCACGATGTCCTAAGTGTTCTCGAAAAAGAGGGGTTGGTGGTATAA
- a CDS encoding 4Fe-4S dicluster domain-containing protein, with the protein MSKKLVFDFTKCTGCRACELACSFANEGVFSPSKARVRVVKFEWDGVDIPIGCEHCEEAPCMIICPVKAIYRDEETNAVLLDPDICIGCKQCMVVCPFGAIGFDEDRKVLFKCDLCRGDPECVKWCFTGAISYVTPNEETLEKRIKVGKKKVAAQSVWGV; encoded by the coding sequence ATGAGTAAAAAACTCGTTTTTGATTTTACGAAATGTACTGGATGCAGAGCTTGCGAATTGGCTTGCAGCTTCGCTAACGAGGGTGTTTTTTCCCCTTCCAAGGCAAGAGTTCGGGTTGTGAAGTTTGAGTGGGATGGTGTAGACATACCCATAGGATGCGAACACTGCGAAGAAGCACCTTGCATGATAATCTGCCCGGTTAAAGCGATTTACAGAGATGAAGAAACGAATGCAGTTTTGCTCGACCCAGACATTTGCATAGGCTGCAAGCAGTGCATGGTGGTATGTCCTTTCGGTGCTATAGGCTTTGACGAGGATAGAAAAGTTCTTTTCAAATGCGATCTTTGCAGGGGAGATCCCGAATGCGTGAAGTGGTGCTTCACGGGAGCGATAAGTTACGTAACTCCAAATGAGGAGACATTAGAAAAGAGGATTAAGGTTGGAAAAAAGAAGGTTGCTGCTCAATCCGTCTGGGGTGTTTAA
- a CDS encoding integrase has product MLEALETFDSENVVKVNGKVARYPIASASKGKKKAFWMHFPAELEIKPMNVSYHVAREKLNLGRVSANSIRKWNYNFLILNEVPESVADFIQGRASVTVGSSHYLEKTRQAIE; this is encoded by the coding sequence ATTCTCGAAGCGCTCGAAACTTTCGACTCAGAGAACGTGGTAAAAGTGAACGGAAAGGTCGCAAGATACCCCATCGCTTCAGCGTCCAAAGGGAAGAAGAAAGCCTTTTGGATGCACTTCCCGGCAGAACTCGAAATTAAACCGATGAACGTAAGTTACCACGTTGCAAGGGAAAAGCTGAACCTCGGAAGAGTTTCGGCTAACTCGATCAGGAAGTGGAACTACAACTTTTTGATCTTGAATGAAGTTCCCGAAAGCGTTGCCGACTTCATTCAGGGAAGGGCGTCGGTAACCGTCGGAAGCTCCCACTACTTAGAAAAAACGAGACAAGCCATAGAATGA
- the tatC gene encoding twin-arginine translocase subunit TatC, giving the protein MTELTLKDVAEILVAVRMKLIKVIGIIAVVWALSYVFVADHVIEKVENDLLPEGAKLITQAPLELLMLKIKISLIFGFLAALPYIVYLSYKTLKERTELLKNVEISKSKAVLYAIIAMLLFFMGVAYGYIVMLPLFLKFLYSIAQSQGVLALYSIAEFINFVVLMLAVFGVTFEMPLIMHFLVKNGIVDLSTFKYYRRHFYVVFFVIGAVITPPDVFTQLMVALPMILFFEISLAVVSVTT; this is encoded by the coding sequence ATGACTGAACTAACGCTGAAGGACGTGGCGGAAATACTTGTGGCTGTGAGAATGAAGCTTATTAAAGTTATCGGTATAATTGCGGTAGTTTGGGCTTTGTCTTATGTCTTCGTAGCCGATCACGTTATAGAGAAAGTCGAAAATGATTTGCTCCCAGAAGGGGCTAAGCTGATAACTCAGGCACCCCTCGAACTTCTTATGCTGAAGATTAAAATCTCGCTGATATTCGGTTTTCTCGCAGCGTTACCATACATCGTTTACCTCTCCTACAAAACCCTGAAGGAAAGAACTGAGCTTTTAAAGAACGTGGAGATTTCAAAAAGTAAAGCGGTATTGTACGCTATAATCGCGATGCTCTTGTTTTTCATGGGTGTCGCTTACGGCTACATCGTTATGCTTCCCCTCTTCTTGAAATTTCTTTATTCTATTGCCCAATCCCAAGGCGTTTTGGCTCTCTACTCGATAGCTGAGTTCATAAACTTCGTAGTTTTGATGTTAGCCGTTTTCGGAGTGACTTTTGAAATGCCTTTAATTATGCATTTCCTCGTGAAGAACGGAATTGTAGACCTTTCCACGTTCAAATACTACAGAAGGCACTTTTACGTAGTTTTTTTCGTTATCGGTGCAGTTATAACTCCACCCGACGTTTTCACGCAGCTGATGGTAGCCTTACCGATGATTTTATTCTTTGAGATAAGCTTGGCTGTTGTCAGCGTTACAACTTAA